In Gemmatimonadales bacterium, the genomic stretch TGCTGTTCCTGCAGTCTCTCGATGTGGGCCGGGTCGATCACCGCGTGGGCCGGGCAGTACCCTTTCCAGAGCTCGATGTTGCGGCCGGTCCTGGCCTTCAAGTAGGAGCCGAGGTAGAAGTCGGGAACGAAAAGGATCTCCTTGTCCGCCGGGATCGCGTTGATTACCTGCTCTCCGTTGGCGGAGGTGCAGCAGTAATCGCATTCCGCCTTCACGGCGGCGGCGGTGTTGATGTAGCAGACCGCAACGCCGTCTCGGTGCTGCTGCTTCCACTTGCGCACCTGCCCCGGCATGATCATGTCGGCCAACGAGCAACCGGCCGCCAGGTCCGGCACGATGACCTTTCGGTCCGGGCAGAGCATTGCGGCGGTCTCCGCCATGAAATGGACGCCGCAGAAGAGGATCACCTCCGCGTCGGTCCTCACGGCGAACTGCGCCAACTTCAGAGAATCGCCGGTAAAATCGGCGACATCCTGGATGCGGCCCTCCTGGTAGTTGTGGGCGAGGATCACCGCGTTGCGGCGCTCCTTCCACTCCTTCACCTGTTGGGAGAGCTGCGCTGTTTCCATCATATCGTGATCGGCTTCGGCCGCTCCGTGACGCCGATCAACTGCGAGATGTGCATCGAGCAGAACTTCGGGCCGCACATGGAGCAGAAGGCGGCCGACATGTAGCCGTCCTGAGGCAGGGCCTCGTCGTGGTACTCCCGCGCCCGGTCCGGGTCGAGAGAGAGGGCGAACTGCTGCTTCCAGTCGAAATTGAAGCGGGCGCGGGACAAGGCGTCGTCCCGGTCGCGGGCACCGGGCCGGTGCCGCGCCACGT encodes the following:
- a CDS encoding quinolinate synthase produces the protein METAQLSQQVKEWKERRNAVILAHNYQEGRIQDVADFTGDSLKLAQFAVRTDAEVILFCGVHFMAETAAMLCPDRKVIVPDLAAGCSLADMIMPGQVRKWKQQHRDGVAVCYINTAAAVKAECDYCCTSANGEQVINAIPADKEILFVPDFYLGSYLKARTGRNIELWKGYCPAHAVIDPAHIERLQEQ